In the Cryptococcus decagattii chromosome 12, complete sequence genome, one interval contains:
- a CDS encoding tRNA (guanine(37)-N1)-methyltransferase, with amino-acid sequence MASLGSRALALSPSATICPPSHTGMTELDRSAFDLNVQILSAVVEPGMIGKLRSHTSLKNLVLDLPKTKPIVECPAELIPAAAQTIKGLKLLRFHLSQVNELPEEAKEALKGAKALVKEVVRLGYDNWNASEILGACLPTTKSEDIPSSFTTTGHIGHMNLRGEWLPFRYLIGQVVLDKNPSLRTIVNKLDTIHAQFRYFDMEVIAGDNDYIATVNESGCSFTFNFSNVYWNSRLHHEHERLISLFPPGCVIADVMAGVGPFAIPAAKKGCYVLGNDLNPESVKWMRENRLKNKVEPTLRVSEIDGFEFIRIAPLEVWTRPFDPAPPPKMSNRQRDREAKEARRKREQAKDAGQPVTETAATPVPSQEASIESQSVHPPKLISHFIMNLPDSAITFLPSYVGCYTPLLSEKTFVDEYGGKEEAKQKVEMPMVHCYCFTKEIETDKAEIDILQRASNNLSFSLTPQVEDYNLHHVRSVAPNKDMYCLSFRLPREVAFRHNENKLSL; translated from the exons ATGGCATCTTTGGGATCCAGAGCACTAGCGCTGTCCCCTTCTGCGACGATTTGCCCACCGTCTCATACTGGAATGACGGAGCTCGACCGTTCGGCGTTTGACTTGAACGTTCAGATACTGTCCGCGGTAGTCGAACCCGGGATGATTGGAAAGCTGAGATCACATACCTCTTTAAAGAA CTTGGTTTTGGATTTGCCCAAGACCAAACCAATTGTGGAATGCCCTGCTGAACTAATccctgctgctgctcaaACCATCAAGGGTCTCAAATTGCTCAGattccatctctctcaGGTAAACGAGCTGCCCGAAGAGGCGAAAGAAGCGTTGAAAGGAGCAAAGGCTTTAGTCAAGGAGGTTGTTAGATTAGGATATGACAACTGGAACGCTT CGGAGATCCTTGGAGCCTGCCTTCCTACAACAAAAAGCGAGGACATCCCCTCTTCATTCACAACAACAGGTCATATAGGTCATATGAATTTGCGTGGGGAGTGGTTACCTTTCCGATATCTCATCGGTCAAGTGGTTCTCGAT AAAAATCCGAGTTTGAGGACTATAGTTAACAAGCTGGATACCATCCATGCCCAATTCCGATACTTTGACATGGAAGTGATCGCGGGTGACAATGATTATATTGCGACGGTC AATGAGTCTGGATGTTCTTTCACCTTCAATTTTTCCAACGTATACTGGAAttctcgtcttcatcatgaGCACGAACGACTGATTAGTCTGTTCCCTCCTGGCTGTGTCATTGCAGATGTCATGGCTGGGGTTGGACCTTTCGCTATCCCTGCCGCCAAGAAGGGATGCTACGTGCTCGGAAATGACCTCAACCCTGAGAGTGTCAAATGGATGAGAGAGAATAGGCTTAAAAATAAG GTTGAACCGACATTGCGAGTGTCAGAAATTGATGGTTTTGAGTTCATTCGTATAGCGCCACTTGAAGTTTGGACCCGTCCTTTTGACCCTGCCCCTCCCCCCAAAATGTCTAACCGTCAGCGAGATCGTGAGGCAAAAGAAGCACGACGGAAAAGGGAACAGGCTAAAGATGCTGGGCAACCAGTCACCGAGACTGCCGCTACGCCAGTTCCCTCTCAGGAAGCCTCTATCGAGTCCCAGTCCGTCCATCCTCCGAAGTTAATTTCCCACTTCATTATGAATCTCCCTGATTCTGCGAtcaccttcctcccctcATACGTAGGTTGCTACACTCCACTCCTCTCGGAGAAAACCTTCGTCGATGAGTACGGCGGtaaagaagaagcgaaGCAAAAGGTCGAGATGCCCATGGTGCACTGTTATTGTTTCACTAAGGAAATTGAAACTGACAAGGCAGAGATAGACATTTTACAG CGAGCATCCAATAACTTATCTTTCAGCCTCACCCCTCAAGTCGAGGATTATAACCTTCATCACGTTCGCTCCGTTGCCCCCAACAAAGACATGTACTGTCTGTCATTCAGATTACCCCGAGAAGTGGCTTTCAGGCATAACGAAAATAAGCTGTCCTTATAA